A window of Brachybacterium fresconis contains these coding sequences:
- a CDS encoding type IV toxin-antitoxin system AbiEi family antitoxin domain-containing protein, giving the protein MGYRRDLWEIAAEQNGIVTVREAEEAGVPAVEVRKLAHRGALLAYGNGVYQHRDVPATELTQSAAAAALVGDGAFLHREAVLDLLGLGQVNPRRIRVACRRRVRRSLPEWVDLETRNDVPDEDVTCYEGIPATTVRRALEDLYDRMPPRRWKALADQALQREMIDERDAAELGHGKQRTV; this is encoded by the coding sequence ATGGGCTACCGACGCGATCTGTGGGAAATCGCTGCAGAGCAGAACGGCATCGTCACTGTCCGCGAGGCCGAGGAGGCAGGAGTTCCCGCCGTGGAGGTGCGCAAGCTCGCGCACCGTGGAGCACTGCTGGCCTACGGCAACGGCGTGTATCAGCACCGAGACGTCCCTGCGACCGAGCTGACCCAGTCCGCGGCCGCTGCTGCGCTGGTCGGCGACGGGGCCTTTCTGCACCGCGAGGCCGTGCTCGATCTCTTGGGACTGGGGCAGGTCAATCCGCGCCGCATCCGGGTCGCGTGCCGTCGACGGGTGCGCAGGAGTCTTCCCGAGTGGGTTGACCTCGAGACGCGCAACGACGTGCCCGATGAGGACGTGACGTGCTACGAGGGCATCCCGGCGACCACTGTCCGTCGCGCGCTGGAGGACCTGTACGACAGGATGCCGCCGAGGCGCTGGAAGGCGCTGGCCGACCAGGCGCTCCAGCGCGAGATGATCGATGAACGCGACGCTGCCGAACTCGGTCACGGGAAGCAGCGCACCGTATGA
- a CDS encoding DUF6270 domain-containing protein: MRADLLSSVVEGARHIEFGTDEHFELWAPRAEQLRETLVSLGLFEKTLVLQVPWALVTVDGRHTPRSMGTSAAEANEAYLRYYEHLRTLGFPILELQPLGVLADPEHRWGLAPFHYTQDVYEEVVQRVLAGRDGDRG; this comes from the coding sequence GTGCGCGCGGATCTGCTGAGCAGTGTCGTCGAGGGCGCTCGCCACATCGAGTTCGGCACCGATGAGCACTTCGAGCTCTGGGCACCCCGGGCCGAGCAGCTGCGCGAGACCCTCGTGAGCCTGGGCCTGTTCGAGAAGACCCTGGTGCTGCAGGTGCCCTGGGCACTGGTCACCGTCGACGGCCGCCACACCCCGCGCAGCATGGGCACCTCCGCGGCGGAGGCCAACGAGGCATACCTGCGCTACTACGAGCACCTGCGCACGCTCGGGTTCCCGATCCTGGAGCTGCAGCCGCTGGGCGTGCTGGCCGATCCAGAGCATCGCTGGGGCCTGGCGCCGTTCCACTACACGCAGGACGTGTACGAGGAGGTCGTTCAGCGGGTGCTGGCGGGGCGCGACGGCGACCGGGGCTGA
- a CDS encoding sulfatase-like hydrolase/transferase → MTRHRPPNVVILYADDLGWGDLGCFGAEDVLTPQMDSLGHRA, encoded by the coding sequence GTGACCCGGCACCGACCCCCGAACGTCGTGATCCTCTACGCCGACGACCTCGGCTGGGGCGACCTGGGGTGCTTCGGCGCCGAGGATGTGCTCACCCCGCAGATGGATTCGTTGGGCCACAGGGCGTGA
- a CDS encoding SDR family oxidoreductase, with protein MTENKIALVTGANKGIGFAIARGLGAEGFRVAVGARDAARGETAVQQLRKEGTDAFGVALDVTSDQSVIAATAALEAEVGRLDVLVNNAGIAGRVEGGAQDPSTLDLEVLRTVLETNVYGAVRVTNAVLPLLERSAAPRIVNMSSDMGSLQLHTGPLMAAYASSKTMLNALTVQYARRFEETPVIVNSACPGYVATDFTGHAAPRGPGQGAAIALRLALLPDDGPRGGFFNEDGPIPW; from the coding sequence ATGACAGAGAACAAGATCGCGCTGGTCACCGGCGCCAACAAGGGAATCGGCTTCGCCATCGCACGCGGGCTCGGCGCGGAAGGCTTCCGGGTCGCGGTCGGTGCGCGCGATGCCGCACGAGGGGAGACCGCGGTGCAGCAGCTGCGGAAGGAGGGGACCGACGCCTTCGGGGTCGCGCTCGACGTCACCTCCGATCAGAGCGTCATCGCCGCGACGGCCGCGCTCGAGGCAGAGGTGGGGCGGCTCGACGTCCTGGTCAACAACGCCGGGATCGCGGGCCGGGTGGAGGGCGGGGCGCAGGATCCGTCGACCCTCGACCTCGAGGTGCTGCGCACCGTGCTGGAGACGAACGTGTACGGCGCGGTGCGGGTCACCAATGCCGTGCTGCCGCTGCTGGAGAGGTCCGCCGCGCCCCGGATCGTGAACATGTCCAGCGACATGGGATCGCTCCAGCTGCACACCGGCCCGCTGATGGCGGCCTACGCTTCCTCGAAGACGATGCTCAATGCGCTCACGGTCCAGTACGCGCGCCGCTTCGAGGAGACGCCGGTCATCGTGAACTCCGCCTGCCCCGGCTACGTCGCCACCGACTTCACCGGCCATGCCGCCCCTCGCGGCCCGGGGCAGGGTGCCGCGATCGCGCTCCGGCTGGCCCTCCTGCCCGACGACGGTCCGCGGGGCGGGTTCTTCAACGAGGACGGCCCTATCCCGTGGTGA
- a CDS encoding DUF6270 domain-containing protein codes for MTDQPAEKTPTRVVIYGSCVARDSVDLAGGDRFDVVAYIARQSLLSPDHDASARFPAETSIDSDFQHRMMTGDFAGNLIERLTEVADRTDILLWDLVDERHGVHVFEDGGVVTRSIDLVRVPEVLSAVDDARHIEFGTDEHFELWAPRAEQLRETLVSLGLFEKTLVLQVPWALVTVDGRHTPRSMGTSAAEANEAYLRYYEHLRTLGFPILELQPLGVLADPEHRWGLAPFHYTQDVYEEVVQRVLAGRDGDRG; via the coding sequence GTGACTGATCAGCCTGCCGAGAAGACGCCCACCCGCGTCGTCATCTATGGCAGCTGCGTCGCCCGGGACAGCGTCGACCTGGCCGGCGGCGACCGCTTCGACGTCGTCGCCTACATCGCCCGCCAGTCCCTGCTGTCCCCGGACCACGACGCCTCCGCACGGTTCCCCGCGGAGACGTCGATCGACTCCGACTTCCAGCACCGCATGATGACCGGAGACTTCGCCGGCAACCTCATCGAGCGCCTCACCGAGGTCGCGGACCGCACCGACATCCTGCTGTGGGACCTCGTCGACGAGCGCCACGGCGTGCACGTCTTCGAGGACGGCGGCGTGGTCACCCGCAGCATCGACCTGGTGCGCGTTCCCGAAGTGCTCTCCGCCGTCGACGATGCCCGCCACATCGAGTTCGGCACCGATGAGCACTTCGAGCTCTGGGCACCCCGGGCCGAGCAGCTGCGCGAGACCCTCGTGAGCCTGGGCCTGTTCGAGAAGACCCTGGTGCTGCAGGTGCCGTGGGCGCTGGTCACCGTCGACGGTCGCCACACCCCGCGCAGCATGGGCACCTCCGCGGCGGAGGCCAACGAGGCCTACCTGCGCTACTACGAGCACCTGCGCACGCTCGGGTTCCCGATCCTGGAGCTGCAGCCGCTGGGCGTGCTGGCCGATCCCGAGCATCGCTGGGGCCTGGCGCCGTTCCACTACACGCAGGACGTGTACGAGGAGGTCGTCCAGCGGGTGCTGGCGGGGCGCGACGGCGACCGGGGCTGA
- a CDS encoding LysR family transcriptional regulator codes for METLETRELRYFTAVAEELHFGRAAERLGIAQPPLSRAIQQLERRLGVRLFDRDRSGVALTEAGRVLQEEAGLALTAVEAAVRRTRHAATPSRPLRLATKAGASHELLRMLLEATAGAPGAPAIEVVLCEVGEQAGLLRTGAADAAVMHRPVDDLAGFETQEILTEGQVMIVPAGHPLASRDQVTLAEVAHLPDLPMARWPQLDGTYPDGPGPEVRTQSQLAQLVALGLTLLVIPASSRAWQWPQHAAIPVTDATAITTVLAWPPHVRSPAVEALREAAAALPLDELDAQPAPAAQTRSAVASTSTSGAKR; via the coding sequence GTGGAGACTCTCGAGACGCGGGAGCTGCGGTACTTCACGGCGGTCGCCGAGGAGCTGCACTTCGGGCGCGCGGCAGAACGACTGGGCATCGCCCAGCCGCCGCTGTCGCGGGCGATCCAGCAGCTGGAGCGACGCCTCGGCGTGCGATTGTTCGACCGGGATCGCAGCGGAGTGGCGCTCACCGAGGCGGGGAGGGTGCTGCAGGAGGAGGCCGGCCTCGCGCTCACCGCGGTCGAGGCGGCGGTGCGGCGCACCCGGCACGCCGCGACCCCCTCCCGGCCGCTGCGGCTCGCGACGAAGGCCGGAGCCTCCCACGAGCTGCTGCGGATGCTGCTCGAGGCGACCGCCGGCGCCCCGGGCGCCCCGGCGATCGAGGTGGTGCTGTGCGAGGTGGGCGAGCAGGCGGGCCTGCTCCGCACCGGTGCGGCCGACGCAGCGGTGATGCACCGCCCGGTCGACGACCTCGCCGGCTTCGAGACACAGGAGATCCTGACCGAAGGACAGGTGATGATCGTGCCGGCCGGCCATCCCCTGGCCTCCCGCGACCAGGTGACGCTCGCCGAGGTCGCGCACCTCCCCGACCTGCCGATGGCACGCTGGCCGCAGCTGGACGGCACCTACCCCGACGGGCCGGGTCCGGAGGTGCGCACCCAGTCCCAGCTCGCGCAGCTGGTGGCGCTGGGCCTGACACTGCTGGTCATCCCCGCCTCCAGCCGAGCCTGGCAATGGCCGCAGCATGCCGCGATCCCCGTCACCGACGCGACGGCGATCACGACCGTCCTGGCCTGGCCGCCGCACGTGCGCTCCCCAGCCGTCGAGGCGCTGCGTGAGGCCGCTGCAGCGCTCCCGCTGGACGAGCTCGACGCCCAGCCTGCCCCGGCGGCTCAGACGCGCAGCGCCGTGGCCTCGACCAGCACGTCCGGCGCGAAGAGGTAG
- a CDS encoding ROK family transcriptional regulator, producing the protein MASRTTDPTTERSARRGTNLPRVAEYNQVLVLDLIRRSPGTSRSELVQRTGLTMQTLSNICQRLVTAGLIRESGRVRSGMGAPRIIYEVEPTGRYSLGLHIDPAQLSLVLLDLAGESVHSLVVPTPEAPGPSHVFDLIEEQVDVLLTEAHVTRELVIGLGVATPGPLDVEHGSVIGPPLLPGWGHVHLRVELAQRLALTVVVEKDSTAAAIGEIWRSPRDAENLAFLYLGTGVSAGLVLDGETLRGSAGAASRLSHLGNIGHLTADPDGERCDCGGRGCVSVASLPAGIVEKAVARGALPSETSTSNARAVETALLELSRRAEVDDDPGAREILDHAARGLARVGMQLANLLDLDAIVFGGPQWPAFAPSCLRVVPELVNEHFVARDDHRVEVRGTAVGGHVGAMGAASLAMSVTMFDAPGHLYLG; encoded by the coding sequence ATGGCATCGCGGACCACCGACCCGACGACGGAGAGATCCGCGCGGCGCGGCACGAACCTGCCGCGCGTGGCCGAGTACAACCAGGTCCTGGTGCTGGACCTGATCCGCCGGTCCCCCGGCACGAGTCGCAGCGAGCTGGTCCAGCGCACAGGGCTGACGATGCAGACGCTCTCGAACATCTGCCAGCGTCTCGTGACTGCCGGGCTGATCCGTGAATCCGGCCGGGTGCGGTCCGGAATGGGGGCACCGCGCATCATCTACGAGGTCGAGCCGACGGGCCGTTACTCCCTCGGACTGCACATCGATCCGGCGCAGCTGAGCCTCGTTCTGCTCGACCTGGCCGGCGAGAGCGTGCACAGCCTCGTCGTCCCGACCCCGGAGGCCCCCGGCCCCTCACACGTCTTCGACCTGATCGAAGAGCAGGTGGACGTCCTGCTCACCGAGGCCCACGTGACCCGCGAACTGGTCATCGGACTCGGGGTCGCGACGCCCGGCCCCCTCGACGTCGAGCACGGATCCGTGATCGGCCCTCCCCTGCTGCCGGGCTGGGGCCACGTGCACCTGCGGGTGGAGCTCGCCCAGCGCCTCGCGCTGACCGTCGTCGTCGAGAAGGACAGCACGGCGGCGGCGATCGGTGAGATCTGGCGATCCCCGCGCGATGCCGAGAACCTCGCCTTCCTCTATCTCGGCACCGGGGTCTCGGCCGGCCTCGTCCTGGACGGGGAGACGCTGCGCGGCTCCGCGGGTGCCGCGAGCCGCCTGTCCCACCTGGGGAACATCGGCCATCTGACGGCGGACCCCGACGGCGAGCGCTGCGACTGCGGCGGGCGCGGCTGCGTCTCCGTCGCCTCGCTCCCTGCCGGCATCGTGGAGAAGGCCGTCGCCCGCGGCGCGCTGCCCTCGGAGACCAGTACGAGCAACGCGCGCGCTGTCGAAACGGCCCTGCTCGAGCTCTCGCGCCGGGCGGAGGTCGACGACGACCCCGGCGCGCGCGAGATCCTCGATCACGCCGCCCGCGGGCTCGCGCGGGTCGGCATGCAGCTGGCGAACCTGCTGGACCTGGATGCCATCGTGTTCGGTGGACCTCAGTGGCCAGCCTTCGCTCCGTCCTGCCTGCGCGTCGTCCCGGAACTCGTCAACGAGCACTTCGTCGCCCGCGACGACCACCGGGTCGAGGTGCGCGGCACCGCCGTCGGAGGACACGTCGGCGCGATGGGGGCGGCCTCCCTGGCAATGTCGGTGACGATGTTCGATGCACCCGGGCACCTGTATCTGGGGTGA
- a CDS encoding ABC transporter substrate-binding protein, producing MRRRTVLAAGLLAAPLAGCADRGAEGERVFRQFDPANQVGGLVETIESWNAEHPDYRIAMETLSPNNPQQFAREANAGSGPDIAQLAFTDVSFMAEPRILTPLDDLMASSPAEGGDDLLATDMTTYDGSMWAVPWTADTMALVYRPDVLEQAGISETPQDWEELAEVAAKITQDSGGEVSGFVFPAGAQFSSAQWFPINYYLWAHDSELIRADGDTWSVGVSQQQLVDTMEYFNSYFTEGITPVSMQATTDYGDPSIIGSLDDGTCAMTFMPPAAFRTARESVGAELMTAPMPGGLEDGATHLGGRALGINANCEEPEAAWEFVKFLMSPETFENYPQYPASATTLDQVDVDPSEQGYVDQLPHAESFARYADAPITIASLQALVNQQFSAVYSGQSEPPDAARKIISTMTTGLEE from the coding sequence ATGAGACGACGAACGGTGCTGGCAGCAGGGCTTCTGGCCGCGCCGCTGGCAGGCTGCGCCGACCGAGGCGCAGAGGGCGAGCGCGTCTTCCGGCAATTCGACCCGGCGAATCAGGTGGGCGGACTCGTCGAGACGATCGAGTCCTGGAATGCGGAGCATCCCGATTACCGCATCGCGATGGAGACTCTGTCGCCGAACAACCCGCAGCAGTTCGCCCGCGAGGCCAATGCCGGCTCGGGCCCCGACATCGCGCAACTGGCCTTCACCGATGTCTCCTTCATGGCCGAGCCACGCATCCTCACTCCGCTGGATGACCTCATGGCGTCCTCGCCCGCCGAGGGCGGTGACGATCTCCTCGCCACGGACATGACCACCTACGACGGGTCGATGTGGGCCGTGCCCTGGACCGCGGACACGATGGCCCTCGTCTACCGCCCGGACGTCCTCGAGCAGGCCGGCATCTCCGAGACGCCGCAGGACTGGGAGGAGCTCGCCGAGGTCGCCGCGAAGATCACCCAGGATTCCGGCGGCGAGGTCAGCGGATTCGTCTTTCCTGCGGGTGCCCAGTTCTCCAGCGCACAGTGGTTCCCGATCAACTACTACCTCTGGGCCCACGACTCCGAACTGATCCGGGCCGACGGGGACACCTGGAGCGTCGGCGTCAGCCAGCAGCAGCTCGTGGACACGATGGAGTACTTCAACAGCTACTTCACCGAGGGGATCACCCCGGTGTCCATGCAGGCCACCACCGACTACGGGGACCCCAGCATCATCGGCTCCCTGGACGACGGCACCTGCGCCATGACCTTCATGCCCCCGGCAGCCTTCCGCACCGCCCGCGAGAGCGTCGGGGCCGAGCTGATGACCGCCCCGATGCCCGGGGGTCTCGAGGACGGTGCCACGCACCTCGGAGGGCGAGCGCTGGGCATCAACGCGAACTGCGAGGAGCCCGAGGCGGCGTGGGAGTTCGTGAAGTTCCTGATGAGCCCGGAGACCTTCGAGAACTACCCCCAGTACCCGGCCTCGGCCACGACCCTCGACCAGGTCGACGTCGACCCCTCGGAGCAGGGATACGTCGACCAGCTCCCGCACGCCGAATCCTTCGCGCGCTACGCCGATGCACCGATCACCATCGCCTCGCTCCAGGCGCTGGTGAACCAGCAGTTCTCCGCCGTCTACTCCGGCCAGTCCGAGCCGCCGGACGCAGCGCGGAAGATCATCAGCACCATGACCACCGGACTCGAGGAGTGA
- a CDS encoding nucleotidyl transferase AbiEii/AbiGii toxin family protein, whose translation MSAAVPPLNIAQLNSRLEESSRELGVPIARVRRMLCTLIVSQMLPDAVAVKGGMGVKLRLGERGTRATADLDVSTRQRGTVFEDVFRTRLAQGWGAVSATKGALRRDPDAPERVAFTATLRPRRLHDPGLVRPQYVMHPYRVTISFLGREWAGLDVEVSDPEIGPRAHARRVVDRELVALGEHFGFGELQPVELIDLEHQIAQKIYAVTDPSDVRAHDLVDLQLLWEAGPEVASLREACVRTFDFRRGQAWPPLPLRDMDGWEPAYRDAREETENGGSSLVLDDLDSARAWFEQVISSIDAASCERDGGL comes from the coding sequence ATGAGCGCCGCGGTCCCACCGCTGAACATTGCTCAGCTGAACTCTCGGCTCGAAGAGTCATCTCGTGAGCTCGGGGTTCCCATCGCCCGCGTGCGCCGGATGCTCTGCACGCTCATCGTGTCTCAGATGCTTCCGGACGCTGTCGCGGTCAAGGGAGGTATGGGTGTCAAACTCCGACTCGGGGAGCGCGGGACACGGGCCACAGCCGATCTGGACGTCTCCACTCGGCAACGTGGCACAGTCTTCGAGGACGTGTTCCGAACACGACTGGCACAGGGGTGGGGTGCGGTGTCCGCGACCAAGGGCGCGCTGCGCCGAGATCCTGATGCTCCGGAGCGCGTGGCATTCACCGCGACCCTGAGACCGCGGCGGTTGCATGACCCTGGACTCGTTCGACCCCAGTACGTCATGCATCCCTACAGGGTCACGATCTCCTTCCTCGGGCGCGAGTGGGCGGGACTGGACGTCGAGGTGTCCGATCCTGAGATCGGGCCACGTGCCCATGCCCGCCGCGTCGTCGACAGAGAGCTCGTCGCGCTGGGGGAGCACTTCGGATTCGGGGAGCTGCAGCCGGTGGAGCTCATCGACCTGGAGCACCAAATCGCGCAGAAGATCTACGCAGTGACGGACCCCAGCGATGTGCGTGCCCATGACCTGGTGGATCTGCAGCTCCTCTGGGAGGCCGGCCCGGAGGTGGCCTCGTTGCGGGAGGCCTGCGTGCGCACGTTCGACTTCCGTCGCGGGCAAGCGTGGCCGCCGTTGCCCCTGCGTGACATGGACGGCTGGGAACCTGCTTATCGTGACGCCCGTGAGGAGACGGAGAACGGCGGCAGCTCGCTCGTGCTGGACGACCTCGACTCGGCGCGAGCGTGGTTCGAACAGGTGATCTCGTCCATCGACGCGGCGTCGTGCGAGCGCGACGGTGGGCTCTGA
- a CDS encoding helix-turn-helix domain-containing protein, whose amino-acid sequence MDKQTLGRRIVRAREASGHTQTELAGMLGVDRSAISRLESGERKLDVAELMRLCEALDVPLAHLVGDEPQTVASRRRDSGADGGSSWSMDVALQLMSQDAVTLQRMSLLETPTGRPELRAPQSHEEAEQAARAVREALGLEDGPVHDLGSVAESLGLSCYVSDEGVGDGAFTIVDSSSPELGVAVISGDAPTGRRRMTLAHEIGHWVFGDAYDSGAAWDERMIFSFAIHFLMPRNAAIIEWNRHGSWDIRDRALRLAAEFRLSWSATLNQLMTIGLIDGPQRDSLGRAVPKHGDYVRLRLQIVDELEPPYLPPNWRAAAVEAFVDERLTLDRTLRILRGTVTADELPEPRPRTRDDLRESLAGHGD is encoded by the coding sequence ATGGACAAGCAGACCTTGGGCCGACGGATCGTCAGGGCGCGCGAAGCCTCAGGGCACACCCAGACAGAGCTGGCCGGCATGCTGGGCGTCGATCGATCGGCGATCAGTCGACTCGAGAGCGGCGAGCGCAAGCTGGACGTCGCTGAGCTGATGCGCCTCTGTGAAGCTCTCGACGTCCCCCTCGCCCATCTCGTCGGCGATGAGCCGCAGACCGTCGCGAGCCGCCGACGGGATTCTGGAGCCGATGGCGGCTCCAGCTGGTCGATGGACGTCGCCCTGCAATTGATGTCGCAGGATGCTGTGACCCTGCAACGCATGAGCCTGCTCGAGACCCCGACCGGACGCCCCGAGCTGCGGGCTCCGCAATCGCATGAGGAAGCCGAGCAGGCGGCGCGCGCCGTCCGCGAGGCGCTGGGGCTCGAGGACGGGCCCGTCCACGATCTCGGCTCCGTGGCCGAATCGCTAGGGCTGTCTTGCTACGTCAGCGATGAAGGCGTGGGCGACGGAGCCTTCACGATCGTCGACTCCTCCTCCCCCGAACTGGGGGTCGCCGTGATCAGTGGCGACGCCCCGACCGGACGACGGCGCATGACGCTGGCGCACGAGATCGGGCACTGGGTGTTCGGAGACGCGTACGACAGCGGTGCCGCCTGGGATGAGCGCATGATCTTCTCCTTCGCCATTCACTTCCTGATGCCCCGAAATGCAGCCATCATCGAGTGGAACAGGCATGGCTCCTGGGACATCCGTGACCGAGCACTGCGGCTCGCAGCGGAATTTCGCCTGAGCTGGTCCGCAACTCTCAATCAGTTGATGACCATCGGCCTCATCGATGGTCCGCAGCGTGATTCCCTGGGCCGGGCGGTTCCGAAACATGGTGACTACGTTCGTCTGCGACTGCAGATCGTCGACGAGCTGGAGCCTCCGTACCTGCCACCGAACTGGCGGGCGGCCGCCGTGGAAGCGTTCGTCGACGAGCGCCTCACCCTGGACAGGACACTACGCATCCTGCGTGGAACGGTCACTGCGGACGAGCTCCCCGAGCCGCGGCCGCGCACCAGGGATGATCTGCGCGAGTCCCTCGCGGGCCATGGCGACTGA